A genomic window from Nicotiana sylvestris chromosome 11, ASM39365v2, whole genome shotgun sequence includes:
- the LOC104244858 gene encoding uncharacterized protein, giving the protein MDLEVKRVRKKRVVYNQPKIKCGALTKAKAQGLRETLLAMGAWRSSGDVSSMWTMIANCIREVAREVLGVSKCYSGGHKGDWWWNEEVQGKVEAKKEAYLKLVGSTDKEEQRTCMERYKLARKEAKLAVMTAKTASFERLYEDIGGKRGDKNMYKLAKIRERKAWDLDQVWCIKDEDSRGKKMPDEWWWSLMIPLYKNKGDIQDCNNYMYRKRKKNLHMVSIDLEKTYAKVSREVLWRFMEVSGAPVAYIIVIKDMYKGVKTRIRTVKRDLNHFPVEMGCIRDQLLAHFFALALEALT; this is encoded by the exons ATGGACTTGGAGGTCAAGAGAGTAAGGAAGAAAAGGGTGGTGTACAACCAACCAAAGATTAAATGTGGAGCCTTGACTAAGGCAAAGGCACAAGGGTTGAGGGAAACGTTGTTGGCCATGGGGGCCTGGAGGAGTAGTGGGGACGTGAGTAGTATGTGGACCATGATAGCGAACTGCATTAGGGAAGTTGCTAGAGAGGTGTTAGGTGTGTCAAAGTGTTATTCGGGAGGCCACAAAggggactggtggtggaatgaggAAGTCCAAGGAAAAGTGGAAGCTAAGAAAGAGGCATATCTTAAGCTAGTGGGGAGCACTGATAAGGAGGAGCAAAGGACGTGTATGGAGCGGTATAAGTTGGCAAGGAAAGAGGCAAAATTGGCAGTGATGACGGCTAAGACTGCATCTTTTGAGCGATTGTATGAGGATATTGGGGGCAAAAGAGGCGATAAAAATATGTACAAGTTAGCCAAGATCAGGGAGAGAAAGGCTTGGGACCTGGACCAAGTGTGGTGCATCAAAGACGAAGACAGCAGG GGGAAGAAGATGCCAGATGAGTGGTGGTGGAGTTTGATGATCCctttgtacaagaacaaaggtgatattcAGGACTGCAACAACTATATG TATAGGAAAAGGAAGAAGAACTTGCATATGGTATCCATAGACTTGGAAAAGACTTATGCTAAAGTCTCGAGAGAGGTCCTATGGAGATTTATGGAGGTTAGCGGTGCCCCAGTGGCCTATATTAtagtgattaaggacatgtacaAGGGAGTGAAGACTCGGATTAGGACTGTGAAAAGAGACTTGAATCATTTTCCGGTGGAGATGGGTTGCATCAGGGATCAGCTTTTAGCCCATTTTTTTGCCTTAGCGTTAGAGGCGCTGACTTGA